AAGGTCCGGATGAATGAAGCGGGGCTGGTGGAACTATGCGTGAAATACCGCGTGGAACGGCTTGAACTGTTTGGTTCCGCCGCCGGACTGGAAGATGCTCCTATTGGCGATATTGATTTTCTGGTCGAGTTTTATCCTTGCACTCCCGCGGAACATTGTGACCGGTATTTTGGGTTGCTGGCCGGCCTTGAAGAACTGTTTGGTTGCCATATCGATCTGGTGGAAACAAGAGCGATGAAAAACCCCTATTTTATCCGCCGCGTGAACGAACAACGGGTGCCGGTTTATGCCGTATGACCCGGAGAAGTATCTCTATGACGCATTGGAAGCTTCTAGAACCATACTTGGATTTGTAAAAG
Above is a genomic segment from Nitrospinota bacterium containing:
- a CDS encoding nucleotidyltransferase domain-containing protein, translated to MNEAGLVELCVKYRVERLELFGSAAGLEDAPIGDIDFLVEFYPCTPAEHCDRYFGLLAGLEELFGCHIDLVETRAMKNPYFIRRVNEQRVPVYAV